The DNA sequence GCAACGCCGTCCAGCCCCGCTCCGAGCGCCGCCCCCGCGACGGCACCCCCGCCATGGCCCGCGGACTCCTCGACCGCCCCCTCGGCTGGGACGAGATCCTCGAGCTCCGACGCTTCCCACGCCGCCTCCCGCCCCTCCCCCGGGGATGGGCCGCCTGCCGCGACGAGGCCATCCCCACCGCCGGGCGGCTCCCCTCCCGCCGGCGGATCCCCGGCTACGAACGCTGAAGACGACGCCCCCGTCGGCCCCGCGGCCGCCGCGACGGTCTCGACGCGCCGCGGCCGCCCGCGCGACCTGCCGCCTCCGTCCAGCGTCCCGACCGCGGCGCCCGCCCCGCGGCGACGCCGATCCGCGGTTCGGCGTCGGCACGGCGGCGGGCGCCGCCGCCCGGCGCGCGCGACCAACACGATCGGCTTCACGTTGGGACAAGTTCATGACACGGGGCGGGCAGGATGGGGGGGATGAACGTGATCGACTACTTCGCGCTGGACCGCCTCGTCGCCTCGGCGTTCGATTTCGACGCTCCTCTCTCGTCGATCCCCGACCTCCCCCTCGACATCGCGACCTTCCCCTTCTCCTCCGCCGCCGCGTGGCTCCTCCCCGGCGCGGACGACTACCCCGACGGCGCCAACGCCCGCTTCGGCGACGACGCGGCGCTCAAGGGTCCGCGCTTCGCGCCGCGGGCCGACCCGCTGCTCGGCGCCCCCGACCGCGCCGCCGTCGAGAACGCGCGCTTCCGCTGCGCCGTCCTCGTGCCGCGGGGCGCGCCGCCCGCGCGCCGCACGGTCGCGCTGCTGCACGGCCTCAACGAGAAGACGTGGGAGAAGTACTACGCGTGGGGGGCGCGCCTCGCGCTCGACCTGCGCCGGCCGGTCGTGCTCTTCCCGATCGCCTTCCACATGAACCGCACCCCCGCGGAATGGAACAGCCCGCGCGCGATGAACGCCGTGGCCAAGGAGCGGCGCGCGCTCTCGCCGACGCTCGCGGCGGGGAGCTTCGCCAACGCGGCGATCAGCGTCCGCCTGCAGGCGATCCCGCAGCGGTTCTTCTTCTCCTGCATGGAAACGGTCCACGACCTGCGCGCCTTCGCCGCGCTCGTCCGCGCCGGCGGCGTTCCCGGACTCGCCGCCGACTGCGCGCTCGACTTCTTCGCCTACTCGGTCGGCGCCTTCCTCGCCGAGACGCTGCTGCTCGGCGACGAGGCGCGGGTCTTCGGCGAGGCGCGGGCGCTCCTCTTCTGCGGCGGCGCGACGTTCGACCTGATGGACCCGGTCTCGAAGTTCATCCTCGACGGCGACGCCTACCGCGCGCTGCGGACGCTCCTCGTCGACCGCTTCCCCGAAGAGGCGCGGCGCGATCCGCTGATCGCGCGCCACTTCGCCGAAGGGGACCCGGCCGCCGACGCCTTCGCCTCGCTCCTCGCCCACGACCGCGGCGCCGAGGACCGCGCCGCGCGCCTCGCCGCGCTGCGCGGCCGGCTCGCGGCGGTCGCGCTCGAGGGGGACGTCGTGGCGCCGCCGGACGGCGTGCGCCGCACGCTCCTGCCCGCCGGCCTGCCGGTCGAGACGCTCGTCCCGGCCTACGCCGCGCGGCACGAAGCGCCGTTCCCGCGCGAGGGCGAAGACCCCGCGGCGGTGCAGGCGGCCTTCGACGCGCTGTTCGCCCGCGCCGCGGACTTCCTCGCCTAGCGCCCCGCCGGCGCGCGCGTCGCCGCCCCGAATAGACGAACGGCGCGCGTCGCCGCGCGCCGCGTCGTCCTCCGCAACAGCCGCGGCTACTTCTTCGGCCGCCCCTCGTCGTCCACGACGATCGGCGCGGCGAAGCCGGCCGCCTTGAGCTGCTTCTCGATTTCGGCGCGGTCGCCGACGAGCGTCACGACCAGCCCGTTCCAGTCGAGAATCCCCGAGCGGGCCGCGGCGTTGACCTCGTCGACGCCGGCCGCGGCCAGCGCCGCGTCGGCGCGGGCGAGCGCGTCGAGCGGACGCCCGTCGGCGACGATCCGCGCCAGCGTCCCGGCGAGGCTGTTCGTCGTCGCCACGCTCTCCACCAAGTCGTAGCGCGACGTGCGGACCGCCTTCGCCAGCTCGTCCGCGACGACGTCGCCCTTCGCCAGACGGTCGAACTCCCGCTTCATCTCGAGCAGCGCCGGCCCGGTGACCGCCGTCTGCACGCTCGCCGCCGCGACCAGCGCCGCCTGCGTCCCTTCGCCGCCGATGCCGCTCCCCGCGCCGTAGCAGTAGCCGTGCGCCTCGCGCAGGTTCTGGTTGAGGCGGCTGGTGAAGGCGCCGCCGAAGAGGGTGTTGAGCGCCATCCGCACCGCGCGGCCGCGCTCGTCGGCGCCCGGGATCGGGCGCGCGACGCGGATCACGGTCTGCGGCGCGCCCGGACGGTCGACGACCGCGATCCGCGCCGTCGTCTCGGTGAGCGGCTTCGCCGCGGGCGCCGGCGTTCCCGCGCCGCGCCACGAGGCGAACCGCTCCTCGAGCAGCGTCTTCAGCTCCTGCACGTCGAAGTCGCCGACGAAGACGAAGCGCGCCCGCGCCGGATCGAGCAGCCGGGGCACGGCCGCCCGCACGTCGTCGAGCGTCAGCGCCGCGACCGTCGGCGCGTAGCCGTCGACCGGCCGGCCGCGGTAATCGTCGCGGCCGTAGACCAGCGCCGCGGAAACGATCCGCGCCACCGTCTCCGGATCGTCGGCGCGCGACTCGATCCGCGCCGCCTGCAGCTTCCGCTCGCGGTCGAAGTCGTCGGGGGCGAGGTTCGGCCGCAGCGCGGCGTCGGCGAAGAGGTCGAGCGTTTGCGGAAGGCGCGAGGCGAGGCCGCGCACGGCGACGACGAAGCTGTTGGCGCGCGCGTCGGCGCCGACGTTCGCGCCGAGCGACTCGACCGCCGCGGCGAACTCCGGCGCCGACTTCCCGCCGGCGCCCGAGTTGAGCAGCGACGAGACGAGCGTCGCCAGCCCGGCCTTCTCCGGCGGCACGGCCCGCTCGCCGCCGTCCACCACGAGGCCGCCGGCGAAGAGCCCGCTCCCGCGCAGCGACACGGCGACCAACTCCACGCCGTTCTTCAGCGTCGCCACCGTCGGCGCGGGGGGCGCGAACGGCGCCGGCGCGCCGGGCGCCGGGGCCTTGTCCAACGACGCCCCTTCGACGCGCGCCGCCGCCGGCAGCACGCGCAGGTCCACGCGGCCGCCGCCGAGGACGCGCGACGTCCATTCCTTGATTCCGGCCGCGTCCACGCGGCGCATCCGCGCGAGCGCCGCCTCGAAGCTGTCCGCCTCGCCGAAGTAGTGCCGGTAGGCGTTCAGCATCTCGGCGCGCTGCAGCAGGCTCTCCATCCCCCGCAGCCGTCCCGCCTCGTCCTGCGCCTTGACCCGCTGCAGTTCCTCCTCGGTCGGCCCCTTCGCCTTGAGCGCCTCGAGCTCGGCCAGCGTCTCCCGCTTGACCCGCTCGATGTCCACGCCGCGCGCCGGGGTGACGACGATCTGGAACTCCGACGAGAAGTCGCGCTCGTCGAGGAAGGCGGCGACGTTCTGCGCGATCTGCAGTTCGTGCACCAGCCGCCGCTCCAGGCGGCTCGACGGCCCGCCGGAGAGGATCGCCGCGGCGAGGTTCAGCTCGGCCGTGCCGGCGGCGAACGCCGGGGGCGCCGGCCAGACGAGGTAGAGGCGCGGGAACTCGACCTTGTCCACGGCGACGCGCCGCACTTCGCGGTCGAGCTCCGCGGGCCGCGCGGCGCGCCGCGCCGGCGCCGGACGGGCCGGCACCGCGCCGAACGTCGCGGCGATCAGCTCCTTCGCCTTCGCCGGATCGAAGTCCCCGGCGACGACGAGCGTCCCGTTCGCCGGCACGTAGTAGGCCGCGAAGAAGTCCTTCACGTCCTTGAGCGACGCGGCCTTGAGGTCCTCGTGGCTGCCGATCACCGAGTGGGCGTACGGATGCCCGGCGGGATAGAGCGCCTCCGGCAGGATCGCGTCCACGACGCCGTAGGGGGTGTTTTCGATCACTTCGCGCATCTCGTTGCGCACCACTTCCCGCTGGCGGTCGAGCTTCTCCTGCGTCATCGCCGCCCCGAGCCCTTCGAGCCGGTCGGCGTCGAGCCAGAGCAGGACCGGCAGCGCCTCGGGCGGGCCCCAGCTGTAGTACTTCGTGCGGTCGTTCGAGGTCGCGGCGTTGTTGGCCGCGCCGAGCGACTCCATCCGCACGTCGAACTCCGCGCCGGGAACGCGCCGCGTCCCCATGAACATCAGGTGCTCGAAGAGATGCGCGAACCCGGTCTTCCCCTGGACCTCGTCCTTGGAGCCGACGTCGAACCAAGTGTTGACGACGACCTGCGGCAGCCGGTGGTCCGGATGCAGGATCACCGTCAGCCCGTTGGGGAGGGTGTAGGTTTCGCAGGCGACCTTCAGAGGAGCTGCGGACGGCATGTCGCTCACCATCGCCAGCGCGGCGAACGCGCCGGCCAAGCGGAGAACGTTGCGGAGCATCGGAACTCCCACGGCGCGGCCCTCGCGGAGGGGACGCGGGACGGATACGATCGGGGCATCATGGACGAGAAGGCGAAGCTGGTCTACTCCTCCGGGCCGGACGGTTCGGGACGCGCCCCGGGCGGCGCTCCGTCCGCGGAGCGCGCTTCCCTGCCGCCGGAGCGGCAGTCGATCCGCGTGCGCCGCGAGACGGCGGGCCGGGGCGGCAAGGCGGTCACGACGATGCGCACGTTCCAACTGGCGCGCGCCGACGCCGAGGCGCTCCTGAAGCGGCTCAAGGCGCTTTGCGGCGCCGGCGGCACGATCCGCCAGGCCGAGGACGGCCTCGTGCTCGAGGTGCAGGGGGACCACGTGGACAAGTTGGTCGCCGAGCTCCGCGCCCGCGGCTTCAAGGCCAACCGCGGCTGATCCCTTCGCGCCCGCCGCTCGAACGCCGGCGACGTGCGGGGGCGGCGGACGTCAGTCGCGGCGGCGGCGCGCGGCGCCGCCGTACGACGAGAAGTCGAACGCCAGCGCGAGCACGAGGAAGATCACCTGCCAGAGCCCCCAGTGGCCGCCGTAGACGTTCATCACGACGAGATACCAGAGGAGCGTGTACGGCAGCAGCGCGATCCCCAGCAGCGGCAGCAGCGCCCCGCCGGGAAACGCGCGCCCGACCCACGGCGTGAAGAGCCACAGGGCGGCCACCGCGAGGCGCGGGAAGCCGAAGATCAGCAGCGCGAAAAGGCAGCAGGGCATGCGGTCATGATCGCACGGCCGCGCCGCGGGTCGCCACACCCCGCGCCCCCCCGGCGAACCGCCCGAAACGGCCCAAAGGACGGGCCCGCGAGGCCCGCGCCCGTCAGCCCAGCGAGTCGAGCAGCGAGCCGATCATCTCGTCGGCCGCGCGGATCACCGCGACGTTCGCCTTGACGGCGACGCCGTCCTGATGGAGCGAGACCATGTCGGAGGGGAGGCGCTCCGGATCGGGCGAGCCGGCCGTCCGCCGCGCCACCTGCGCCACGTCGCGCGTCGCCTGGGCGATGCCGCCGAGAGCCGAGCTGACCGCGTCGATCATCCGCTCCTCCGCGGGGACAAGATCCCCAAGCGGCTTATCGGCCGCGGCGGCCCGGACTTGACGGCGCGAGCAGCAGGAGCGGCCGCGGGTCGATCGTGATCCGCGCCGGCGTCCGGCCGACGACGTCGCCGTCCGCCTGGATCGGCGCGCCCCGCGGCTCGAGGGCGCGGACCCTCGTCGCGGTGACGATGTGCGCGGCCCCGCTCCGCGCGAGGCGGCCGGAGAAGAGCGCCAGCGCGGCCTGCAGCAGCGTCAGGCGGCCGCCGGGGCGGATCAGCGCGACCTCGAAGCTCGGCTTCTCGATGTCGGCCTCCGGCGCGCAGACGAACGAGCCGCCGTAGAGCCGCCCCTTGCAGACGATCGCCCCCTGCGCCGCGCAGCGCCGCTCGTCCACCTCGATCTCGAACGGCGGCGGCAGCGGCAGGAGCACCTGCTTGACCGACTCCGCCCCGTAGGCCCAGCGCCCCACGCCGCGCTTCGCCGCGAGCGACATCCCGTCCACGACCCGCGCGTCGAAGCCGATCCCGGCCATGATCGAGAAGAGCCGCCCGTCCACCGAGCCGACGCGCACGCCGCGGGAAACGCCGCCGACGATCGTCCGCGCCAACTCCTCGGGCGCGGCGGGAAGGCCGATCTCCCGCGCGAGCACGTTCGCCGTGCCGAGCGGGATGATCCCCATCGGCACCGACGACCCGGCGAGGCCGTTGACGACCTCGTTGATCGTCCCGTCGCCCCCCGCCGCGACGACCGCGTCCCAGCGCTCCGGCGACGCCTCGCGGGCGAACGCCTCGGCGTCCCCCCGCTCCGACGTCGGCCTGAGCCGCGGCTGCGCCC is a window from the bacterium genome containing:
- a CDS encoding translation initiation factor, which gives rise to MDEKAKLVYSSGPDGSGRAPGGAPSAERASLPPERQSIRVRRETAGRGGKAVTTMRTFQLARADAEALLKRLKALCGAGGTIRQAEDGLVLEVQGDHVDKLVAELRARGFKANRG
- a CDS encoding DUF6051 family protein — protein: MNVIDYFALDRLVASAFDFDAPLSSIPDLPLDIATFPFSSAAAWLLPGADDYPDGANARFGDDAALKGPRFAPRADPLLGAPDRAAVENARFRCAVLVPRGAPPARRTVALLHGLNEKTWEKYYAWGARLALDLRRPVVLFPIAFHMNRTPAEWNSPRAMNAVAKERRALSPTLAAGSFANAAISVRLQAIPQRFFFSCMETVHDLRAFAALVRAGGVPGLAADCALDFFAYSVGAFLAETLLLGDEARVFGEARALLFCGGATFDLMDPVSKFILDGDAYRALRTLLVDRFPEEARRDPLIARHFAEGDPAADAFASLLAHDRGAEDRAARLAALRGRLAAVALEGDVVAPPDGVRRTLLPAGLPVETLVPAYAARHEAPFPREGEDPAAVQAAFDALFARAADFLA
- a CDS encoding insulinase family protein; this translates as MLRNVLRLAGAFAALAMVSDMPSAAPLKVACETYTLPNGLTVILHPDHRLPQVVVNTWFDVGSKDEVQGKTGFAHLFEHLMFMGTRRVPGAEFDVRMESLGAANNAATSNDRTKYYSWGPPEALPVLLWLDADRLEGLGAAMTQEKLDRQREVVRNEMREVIENTPYGVVDAILPEALYPAGHPYAHSVIGSHEDLKAASLKDVKDFFAAYYVPANGTLVVAGDFDPAKAKELIAATFGAVPARPAPARRAARPAELDREVRRVAVDKVEFPRLYLVWPAPPAFAAGTAELNLAAAILSGGPSSRLERRLVHELQIAQNVAAFLDERDFSSEFQIVVTPARGVDIERVKRETLAELEALKAKGPTEEELQRVKAQDEAGRLRGMESLLQRAEMLNAYRHYFGEADSFEAALARMRRVDAAGIKEWTSRVLGGGRVDLRVLPAAARVEGASLDKAPAPGAPAPFAPPAPTVATLKNGVELVAVSLRGSGLFAGGLVVDGGERAVPPEKAGLATLVSSLLNSGAGGKSAPEFAAAVESLGANVGADARANSFVVAVRGLASRLPQTLDLFADAALRPNLAPDDFDRERKLQAARIESRADDPETVARIVSAALVYGRDDYRGRPVDGYAPTVAALTLDDVRAAVPRLLDPARARFVFVGDFDVQELKTLLEERFASWRGAGTPAPAAKPLTETTARIAVVDRPGAPQTVIRVARPIPGADERGRAVRMALNTLFGGAFTSRLNQNLREAHGYCYGAGSGIGGEGTQAALVAAASVQTAVTGPALLEMKREFDRLAKGDVVADELAKAVRTSRYDLVESVATTNSLAGTLARIVADGRPLDALARADAALAAAGVDEVNAAARSGILDWNGLVVTLVGDRAEIEKQLKAAGFAAPIVVDDEGRPKK
- a CDS encoding flagellar hook protein FlgE gives rise to the protein MIDAVSSALGGIAQATRDVAQVARRTAGSPDPERLPSDMVSLHQDGVAVKANVAVIRAADEMIGSLLDSLG
- a CDS encoding diacylglycerol kinase family lipid kinase — encoded protein: MKKTARRRVLVIYNPTAGRRRTALLNATLAALEGAGAQPRLRPTSERGDAEAFAREASPERWDAVVAAGGDGTINEVVNGLAGSSVPMGIIPLGTANVLAREIGLPAAPEELARTIVGGVSRGVRVGSVDGRLFSIMAGIGFDARVVDGMSLAAKRGVGRWAYGAESVKQVLLPLPPPFEIEVDERRCAAQGAIVCKGRLYGGSFVCAPEADIEKPSFEVALIRPGGRLTLLQAALALFSGRLARSGAAHIVTATRVRALEPRGAPIQADGDVVGRTPARITIDPRPLLLLAPSSPGRRGR